The Aminithiophilus ramosus genome contains a region encoding:
- a CDS encoding response regulator produces the protein MSLRLGALDDDLSILYTLEAMALSLSWEMKVTADPLTALDWVRSDEVDILLVDYHMPLMSGIEAIRRARELSSSVVLLALTVEESPEVARDLSLAGADDFVSKPLRLADFSSRIRLHGELVRYRRESRRDLPRKGIAEETSRRVLDLLRGEGLSLDVRAVAASLGLAYPTAHRYLEFLVEKGQVRRVQEDPEGKPGRPRSLYRFVGS, from the coding sequence ATGAGCCTTCGTCTCGGCGCCCTCGACGACGATCTGTCCATCCTCTACACCCTGGAGGCCATGGCCCTTTCCCTGAGCTGGGAGATGAAAGTCACCGCCGACCCCCTGACGGCTCTCGACTGGGTCCGCTCCGACGAGGTCGACATCCTGCTCGTCGACTACCACATGCCCCTCATGAGCGGCATCGAGGCGATCCGGCGGGCCCGGGAGCTCTCCTCCTCCGTCGTCCTGCTGGCCCTTACCGTCGAGGAATCGCCCGAGGTGGCCCGCGATCTCTCCCTGGCGGGAGCCGACGATTTCGTCAGCAAGCCCCTCCGTCTGGCCGATTTTTCCTCCCGCATCCGCCTTCACGGCGAGCTGGTCCGCTACCGCCGCGAGAGCCGCCGCGATCTGCCCAGGAAGGGCATCGCCGAGGAGACGTCGCGGCGCGTCCTGGACCTCCTGAGGGGCGAGGGCCTCTCCCTCGACGTCCGGGCCGTCGCCGCCTCTTTGGGGCTGGCCTATCCCACGGCGCACCGCTACCTGGAGTTTCTCGTCGAAAAGGGGCAGGTCCGGCGCGTGCAGGAAGATCCCGAGGGAAAGCCCGGCCGTCCCCGATCGCTCTATCGCTTCGTGGGCAGCTGA
- a CDS encoding phenylacetate--CoA ligase family protein, producing MKATTCTVATGAGEALRLERLQSLVGRVWERVAPYRRKMEELGISPESIGSLDDLRKLPFTTKADLRENYPLGLLACDRRKAVRVHASSGTTGKPTVVAYSEGDVALWSDIMAHRLAVAGLTDKDVFQVILGYGLFTGALGFHWGAERLGAMVVPAGGGFTERQLLLMEDLATTAFTSTPSYALHLAEVIGAAGIRDRLALRVGIFGAEAWTEEMRLRIEEGLSIVALDSYGLSEVIGPGVAMECPERSGLHFDPDHFLVEIVDPDTGEPLPAGSEGEVVITTLTKEALPVIRYRTRDLSRLLPADCPCGCGEPRLARIKGRCDDMLIIRGVNVFPSQVEVALSRVEGLSLHYQLHVLTDGAMKELKVLCEAERPVGDDEASRMAKRAVRAIQTVTTIRVSVEILPPGTLERNGGKALRVVR from the coding sequence ATGAAAGCAACGACCTGCACGGTGGCGACGGGCGCGGGAGAGGCGCTTCGCCTGGAAAGGCTTCAGAGCCTCGTCGGCCGAGTCTGGGAGCGCGTGGCTCCCTACAGGAGGAAGATGGAGGAGCTCGGAATCTCGCCCGAATCCATCGGGAGCCTCGACGATCTTCGGAAACTGCCCTTCACGACCAAGGCCGATCTGCGCGAGAACTATCCCCTGGGGCTGCTGGCCTGCGACCGCAGGAAGGCCGTCCGCGTCCACGCCTCGTCGGGAACGACGGGAAAGCCCACCGTCGTCGCCTACAGCGAAGGAGACGTCGCCCTCTGGAGCGACATCATGGCCCATCGCCTGGCCGTGGCGGGCCTGACCGACAAAGACGTCTTTCAGGTCATTCTCGGCTACGGCCTCTTCACGGGGGCCCTGGGGTTCCACTGGGGGGCCGAGCGTCTCGGCGCCATGGTCGTTCCCGCGGGAGGCGGCTTCACGGAACGCCAGCTTCTCCTCATGGAGGACCTGGCCACGACGGCCTTCACCAGCACTCCCTCCTACGCCCTTCACCTGGCCGAGGTGATCGGGGCCGCAGGCATCCGCGACCGACTCGCGCTGCGGGTGGGCATCTTCGGCGCCGAGGCCTGGACGGAGGAGATGCGCCTCCGCATCGAAGAGGGGCTTTCCATCGTCGCCCTCGACTCCTACGGTCTCTCGGAGGTCATCGGTCCCGGCGTCGCCATGGAGTGCCCCGAGCGGTCGGGACTTCACTTCGACCCCGATCACTTCCTCGTCGAGATCGTCGATCCCGACACGGGCGAGCCCCTGCCCGCCGGGAGCGAGGGCGAAGTGGTCATCACGACCCTCACGAAGGAGGCCCTTCCCGTCATCCGCTACCGCACCCGCGACCTCTCCCGGCTCCTTCCCGCCGACTGCCCCTGCGGCTGCGGCGAGCCGAGGCTGGCGCGGATCAAGGGACGCTGCGACGACATGCTCATCATCCGCGGCGTCAACGTTTTCCCCTCGCAGGTCGAGGTGGCCCTGAGCCGCGTCGAGGGGCTATCCCTTCACTACCAGCTCCACGTTCTGACGGACGGGGCCATGAAGGAGCTGAAGGTGCTCTGCGAGGCCGAAAGGCCCGTCGGGGACGACGAGGCCTCCCGCATGGCCAAGAGGGCCGTCAGGGCCATTCAGACGGTGACGACGATCCGGGTCTCCGTCGAGATCCTTCCTCCGGGGACGCTGGAGCGCAACGGAGGCAAGGCCCTTCGCGTCGTCCGCTGA
- a CDS encoding homoserine dehydrogenase, with protein MWKIGLVGCGNVGLGLLRILEAKRGDLENRYGFTYAVTGVVDPFRGSVGDERGLDVAALLAAADGGKSFRGLGDPIDLDWLLEGRANVIAEATPTNLVDAMPGLDHIRRALAAGCHVVSTNKGPVSLALPELQALARERGVQYRIEGVLLSGTPAINLAGEALAGCDILSVQGIVNGTTNFILTRMEEGADYGAALAEAQALGYAETDPTADVEGWDAAVKAQVMANVFLGQSLAVDDVERLGISHLTGADIDAARAKGCRLKLIAEVERSGEGVRATVAPRELPLSHPLAGVSGAINALTFRTDHLGDVTIVGPGAGRVETGQALLVDLLALNR; from the coding sequence GTGTGGAAAATCGGTCTCGTCGGCTGCGGAAACGTCGGATTGGGTCTGCTTCGCATTCTGGAGGCAAAAAGAGGCGATCTCGAGAATCGCTACGGGTTCACCTACGCCGTGACGGGCGTCGTCGACCCCTTCCGGGGCTCGGTGGGTGACGAGCGGGGGCTCGACGTGGCCGCCCTTCTCGCCGCCGCCGACGGGGGAAAATCCTTCCGGGGCCTGGGAGACCCCATCGATCTCGACTGGCTCCTGGAGGGAAGGGCCAACGTCATCGCCGAGGCGACGCCGACGAACCTCGTCGACGCCATGCCCGGCCTCGACCACATCCGCCGCGCCCTCGCCGCCGGCTGTCACGTCGTGAGCACCAACAAGGGTCCCGTCTCCCTGGCCCTGCCCGAGCTGCAGGCCCTGGCCCGCGAGAGAGGCGTCCAGTACCGCATCGAAGGCGTCCTCCTCAGCGGCACGCCGGCCATCAACCTCGCCGGAGAGGCCCTGGCCGGTTGCGACATCCTCTCCGTCCAGGGCATCGTCAACGGCACGACCAACTTCATCCTGACCCGCATGGAAGAGGGAGCCGATTACGGCGCGGCCCTCGCCGAGGCCCAGGCCCTGGGCTATGCCGAGACGGACCCGACGGCCGACGTCGAGGGCTGGGACGCCGCCGTCAAGGCCCAGGTCATGGCCAACGTCTTCCTCGGACAGTCCCTGGCCGTGGACGACGTGGAGCGTCTCGGCATCAGCCATCTCACCGGGGCCGACATCGACGCCGCCAGGGCGAAGGGCTGCCGCCTCAAACTCATCGCCGAGGTGGAGCGAAGCGGCGAGGGCGTCAGGGCCACCGTGGCCCCCCGCGAGCTCCCCCTCTCCCATCCCCTGGCCGGCGTCTCGGGGGCCATCAACGCCCTCACCTTCAGAACGGACCATCTGGGCGACGTGACCATCGTCGGCCCCGGAGCGGGCCGCGTCGAGACGGGACAGGCCCTTCTGGTCGACCTGCTGGCCCTGAACCGCTGA
- a CDS encoding methyl-accepting chemotaxis protein, translating into MKSIRGRILVLLLPALLLLFVAVGGVMVSQVRGTTTALVEDLSAQIAHGGATAVGEWLQARREEIFALSESNLVRGLNWNLMRDTVTAQAKARSDLYDSFIVANAKGEFWGSDGGKGDISDRDYFKAIMEGREGHFISDALITRNTGKPAVVLAQAVKNYSNKTSGVFAGVIALESLAKVVGGVQVGEGGFGFIVDGNGLTLAHPNKDFIMDFNLFRASDRGYRGFEEVASRVAAGETGHAVVTHPDGRELYTFFTPIPNSRGWSFGVIVPRAQVLGGVSAMTRTMALLFAAALLVAALLVAFIGGSIAKPVAELARRVDVFGKGDLTVRFPAKGQDEVARMAHALEEMALSLRETLRSVSDEAEASSGRSESLAALAQETVASMEEVQSSLATSTGLSQENAAALEEANAGIEEIASSAATMAGASNRGSEASEKTAKISHGAVAQARKVAESIVKVGGHAEESMTNIRQLAGSVEAITGFVETITRIADQTNLLALNAAIEAARAGEAGRGFAVVAEEVRKLAEESNEAARQVGSRIEELQQQARASLGVTETSGRIAREVAGEAQEMERALNEALTEIERVRDVIVDMAAAAQEQAASVQEAARTVGHAAQGTTRTAETLQAIHKAAAETANASENVAQTAQETAEGARRLKDLMERFVFEEASAPGLLALPKKG; encoded by the coding sequence ATGAAAAGCATTCGTGGTCGCATCCTCGTCCTTCTCCTTCCGGCTCTGCTTCTCCTCTTCGTCGCCGTCGGCGGCGTCATGGTCAGTCAGGTCCGGGGGACGACGACGGCGCTCGTCGAAGATTTGAGCGCCCAGATCGCCCATGGGGGGGCGACCGCCGTCGGCGAGTGGCTTCAGGCCCGTCGGGAGGAGATCTTCGCCCTGTCGGAAAGCAATCTCGTCAGAGGGCTCAACTGGAATCTCATGCGCGACACCGTCACGGCCCAGGCCAAGGCCCGCTCCGATCTCTACGACAGCTTCATCGTGGCCAACGCCAAAGGGGAGTTCTGGGGCTCCGACGGCGGAAAGGGCGACATCTCTGACAGGGACTACTTCAAGGCCATCATGGAGGGAAGGGAGGGGCATTTCATCAGCGATGCCCTCATCACGCGCAACACGGGAAAGCCCGCCGTCGTCCTTGCCCAGGCCGTCAAGAACTACAGCAACAAGACCTCCGGCGTCTTCGCCGGCGTCATCGCCCTCGAGAGCCTGGCGAAAGTGGTGGGCGGCGTCCAGGTCGGCGAAGGCGGTTTCGGCTTCATCGTCGACGGCAACGGCCTCACTCTGGCCCACCCCAACAAGGACTTCATCATGGACTTCAACCTCTTTCGGGCTTCCGACAGGGGGTACCGGGGCTTTGAGGAGGTGGCGTCCCGCGTCGCCGCCGGTGAGACAGGCCATGCCGTCGTGACCCATCCCGACGGAAGGGAGCTCTACACCTTCTTCACCCCCATCCCCAACTCGAGGGGATGGAGCTTCGGCGTCATCGTGCCCAGAGCCCAGGTCCTGGGCGGAGTTTCGGCGATGACGCGAACCATGGCCCTCCTCTTCGCCGCCGCCCTTCTCGTCGCGGCCCTTCTGGTGGCCTTCATCGGCGGCTCCATCGCCAAGCCCGTGGCGGAACTGGCCCGCCGCGTCGACGTCTTCGGCAAGGGCGATCTGACGGTCCGCTTCCCCGCTAAGGGGCAAGACGAGGTGGCCCGCATGGCTCATGCTCTGGAAGAGATGGCCCTCTCCCTGAGGGAGACGCTCCGGTCCGTTTCGGACGAGGCCGAGGCCTCGTCGGGGCGCTCCGAATCGCTGGCGGCCCTGGCCCAGGAGACGGTGGCCTCCATGGAGGAGGTTCAGTCCTCGCTGGCCACCTCGACGGGACTCTCCCAGGAGAATGCCGCCGCCCTGGAGGAGGCCAACGCCGGAATCGAGGAGATCGCCTCCAGCGCCGCCACGATGGCCGGCGCCTCCAACCGCGGTTCCGAGGCCTCGGAGAAGACGGCCAAGATCTCCCACGGCGCCGTCGCCCAGGCGCGCAAGGTGGCCGAGTCCATCGTCAAGGTGGGCGGCCACGCCGAAGAGAGCATGACGAACATCCGTCAGCTCGCCGGGTCCGTCGAGGCCATCACGGGCTTCGTCGAGACGATCACCCGCATCGCCGATCAGACGAACCTGCTGGCCCTGAATGCGGCCATCGAGGCCGCCCGGGCCGGTGAGGCGGGGCGAGGCTTCGCCGTCGTCGCCGAAGAGGTGCGCAAACTGGCCGAAGAGAGCAACGAGGCGGCCCGCCAGGTGGGCAGCCGCATCGAGGAGCTCCAGCAGCAGGCCCGGGCCTCTCTTGGCGTGACGGAGACGTCGGGCCGGATCGCCCGAGAGGTGGCCGGTGAGGCCCAGGAGATGGAGCGTGCTCTGAACGAGGCTCTGACGGAGATCGAGCGCGTCCGCGACGTCATCGTCGATATGGCCGCCGCGGCCCAGGAACAGGCGGCCTCCGTCCAGGAGGCCGCCCGCACCGTCGGTCACGCGGCCCAGGGAACGACCCGGACGGCCGAGACCCTCCAGGCCATTCACAAGGCCGCGGCCGAGACGGCCAACGCCTCGGAGAACGTGGCCCAGACGGCCCAGGAGACGGCCGAGGGGGCCCGGCGTCTCAAGGACCTCATGGAGCGGTTCGTCTTCGAGGAGGCGTCGGCGCCGGGCCTTCTGGCTCTGCCGAAAAAAGGCTGA
- a CDS encoding cupin domain-containing protein — translation MAIRPVDLFTVVPSPEEERFDTLLSGKGPWRLERIVSAGQSSPRSFWYDQDEDEWVTLLSGRATLLFADDDGSTESVDLLPGQALLIPAHRRHRVTSTSAEPPCLWLALHGKST, via the coding sequence ATGGCGATTAGACCCGTCGATCTTTTCACCGTCGTCCCCTCTCCCGAGGAGGAGCGTTTCGATACCCTTCTTTCGGGGAAGGGCCCCTGGCGTCTGGAACGCATCGTCTCGGCGGGGCAGAGTTCCCCTCGATCCTTCTGGTACGACCAGGACGAGGACGAGTGGGTGACCCTCCTTTCGGGAAGAGCCACCCTTCTTTTCGCCGACGACGACGGGTCGACGGAATCGGTGGACCTCCTTCCGGGGCAGGCTCTCCTGATCCCCGCCCATCGGCGCCATCGCGTCACCTCCACCTCGGCGGAGCCTCCCTGCCTCTGGCTGGCTCTTCACGGAAAGTCCACGTAA
- the buk gene encoding butyrate kinase has translation MKAFRILAINPGSTSTKIALYEDDRILGSQSQRYDLETLKAFPNVLDQRAMRLEVIHQVLKERGRPLAEIDAFVGRGGLTAPLDGGTYVVDDVMTADLLSGRWGVHAANLGGLLARDLAEEAGGKKAFIVDPVVVDELLPEARLSGHPAIERRSVFHALNQKAIARRAAADMGTTYDATHLIVAHLGGGISVGAHELGRVVDVNNALDGEGPFSPERAGSLPAGGLVRLAYSGGLTLDELLRKVTGSGGLVAHLGTNDLREVERRIDEGDGKAALVFRAMAYQVARQIGAEAAVLSGRVDAIVLTGGLAHSDRFVEAIRNRVDFIAPVLVYPGEDELKALAEGALRVLRGEEEAKLYRPHGD, from the coding sequence ATGAAGGCTTTCCGCATCCTCGCCATCAACCCCGGATCGACGAGCACCAAGATCGCCCTCTACGAAGACGACCGGATCCTGGGAAGTCAGAGCCAGCGCTACGATCTGGAAACGCTCAAGGCCTTTCCCAACGTCCTCGACCAGAGGGCCATGCGTCTCGAGGTGATCCACCAGGTTCTTAAGGAGCGGGGGCGCCCCCTGGCGGAAATCGACGCCTTCGTCGGCCGAGGCGGGCTCACGGCCCCTCTCGACGGCGGCACCTACGTCGTCGACGACGTCATGACCGCCGATCTCCTCTCGGGCCGCTGGGGCGTCCACGCCGCCAATCTGGGGGGGCTTCTGGCCCGCGACCTGGCCGAAGAGGCCGGGGGAAAAAAGGCCTTCATCGTCGACCCCGTCGTCGTCGACGAGCTGCTGCCGGAGGCGCGCCTGTCGGGCCATCCGGCCATCGAGCGGCGCTCCGTTTTCCATGCCCTCAATCAGAAGGCCATCGCCCGGAGGGCCGCGGCCGACATGGGAACGACCTACGACGCGACCCATCTCATCGTGGCTCACCTGGGCGGAGGCATCTCCGTTGGGGCCCACGAGCTGGGGCGGGTCGTCGACGTCAATAACGCCCTCGACGGAGAGGGCCCCTTCTCTCCCGAGCGTGCCGGATCGCTTCCGGCGGGCGGCCTCGTCCGCCTGGCCTACAGCGGCGGATTGACCCTCGACGAGCTTCTCCGAAAGGTGACGGGATCGGGGGGACTCGTGGCCCATCTGGGAACGAACGATCTGCGGGAGGTGGAGCGCCGCATCGACGAGGGCGACGGGAAGGCGGCCCTCGTCTTTCGGGCCATGGCCTACCAGGTGGCCCGGCAGATCGGCGCCGAGGCGGCCGTTCTCTCCGGCCGGGTCGACGCCATCGTCCTCACCGGAGGTCTGGCCCACAGCGACCGCTTCGTCGAGGCCATCCGAAACCGCGTCGATTTCATCGCTCCCGTCCTGGTCTACCCCGGCGAGGACGAGCTGAAGGCCCTCGCCGAGGGGGCCCTCCGCGTCCTCCGGGGCGAGGAGGAGGCGAAGCTCTATCGCCCCCATGGCGATTAG